From the genome of Hydrogenophilus thermoluteolus, one region includes:
- the rpsL gene encoding 30S ribosomal protein S12, with protein MPTINQLVRRPRKTAPEKSKVPALQGCPQKRGVCTRVYTTTPKKPNSALRKVAKVRLTNGYEVISYIGGEGHNLQEHSVVLIRGGRVKDLPGVRYHIVRGSLDLQGVKDRKQGRSKYGAKRPKPGAAAGKK; from the coding sequence ATGCCAACCATCAACCAGTTGGTGCGTCGTCCGCGGAAAACGGCGCCCGAAAAGAGCAAAGTGCCGGCGTTGCAGGGATGTCCGCAAAAACGAGGCGTGTGTACGCGCGTCTATACCACGACGCCGAAAAAGCCGAACTCGGCCCTTCGTAAGGTCGCGAAAGTGCGTTTGACCAACGGTTACGAGGTGATTTCGTACATCGGCGGCGAAGGGCACAATCTGCAAGAACACTCGGTGGTGCTGATTCGTGGCGGCCGGGTGAAAGACCTGCCGGGTGTGCGTTACCACATCGTGCGCGGTTCGCTCGACTTGCAAGGGGTCAAGGACCGTAAGCAAGGGCGTTCCAAGTACGGGGCGAAGCGTCCGAAGCCGGGCGCCGCTGCGGGCAAGAAATAA
- the rpoC gene encoding DNA-directed RNA polymerase subunit beta', producing MNNLLANLFRQSVDNPTEFDAITIGLASPEKIRSWSYGEVKKPETINYRTFKPERDGLFCAKIFGPVKDYECLCGKYKRLKYRGVICEKCGVEVTVSRVRRERMGHIELAAPVSHIWFLKSLPSRLGLVLDMTLRDIERVLYYEAYVVIDPGLTPLQRGQIMSEESYHQAFEEYAGDFHAMMGAEGIRELLRTLDLKREIEKLRGELETTGSDAKIKKISKRLKVLEAFYRSGMKPEWMIMDVIPVLPPDLRPLVPLDGGRFATSDLNDLYRRVINRNNRLRRLLELKAPEIIVRNEKRMLQEAVDSLFDNGRRGKAMTGPNKRPLKSLADMIKGKGGRFRQNLLGKRVDYSGRSVIVVGPQLKLHQCGLPKLMALELFKPFIYHKLETLGYCTTIKQAKKMVENQEPVVWDILEEVIHEHPVLLNRAPTLHRLGIQAFEPVLIEGKAIQLHPLVCTAFNADFDGDQMAVHVPLSLEAQVEARTLMMSSNNILSPANGDPIIVPSQDIVLGLYYATREAVGAKGEGMIFADVAEARRAWEQGIASLHARVTVRITEYEFDENGEPTIAKTTRRETTVGRAILSEILPKGLPFELIDRPLKKKAISQLINQSYRKCGLKATVIFADQLMNWGYKLSTRGGLSIAVKDMLIPPQKEAIIAQAEEEVKEIAQQYASGLVTATERYNKVVDIWGRASDQVAKALMDQLSKERVTLPNGEVVEQESFNSIYMMADSGARGSAAQIRQLAGMRGLMAKPDGSIIETPITTNFREGLNVLQYFISTHGARKGLADTALKTANSGYLTRRLVDVTQDLVITESDCGTSNGFYMKALIEGGEVIEALRDRILGRVVAEDVVDPDTRETLIPAGTLLDEPLVELIDEKGVDEVKVRSPLTCETHYGVCAKCYGRDLARGGLVNVGEAIGVIAAQSIGEPGTQLTMRTFHVGGAASRAVAQSGIEAKVGGTIRFSPNMRFITRSDGEKIVTARAAEVQVVDESGRERERHKVPYGAILHVDEGQQVAAGVKLASWDPHTRPIISEYGGTVRFDNVVEGVTVAKQVDEITGLSTLVVIDAKQRGASKVGRPSVHLIGPDGDSVKIPGTETPFLITFPVGAIITVREGQEVAAGDVLARIPQESAKTRDITGGLPRVAELFEAREPKDAGMLAEVTGTVSFGKETKGKHRLILTEPDGTTHEFLIPKEKHLLVHDGQVVNRGELIVDGPVNPHDILRLQGIEALARYIIDEVQDVYRLQGVRINDKHIEVVVRQMLRRVVITDPGDSRFLPEEQVERAEVLIENARLEKEGKVPAKYENLLLGITKASLSTDSFISAASFQETTRVLTEAAIMGKRDELRGLKENVIVGRLIPAGTGLAHHRARRRRSRIEQAEETWNAITSDAS from the coding sequence ATGAACAATTTACTCGCCAACCTCTTTCGGCAAAGCGTCGACAACCCCACGGAGTTCGACGCGATCACGATCGGTCTTGCGTCGCCGGAGAAGATCCGCAGCTGGTCTTACGGCGAAGTGAAAAAACCGGAGACGATCAACTATCGGACGTTCAAACCGGAGCGCGATGGTCTTTTTTGTGCCAAGATCTTCGGCCCGGTCAAAGACTACGAGTGCCTCTGCGGCAAATACAAGCGGCTGAAATATCGGGGCGTGATCTGCGAAAAGTGCGGCGTCGAGGTGACCGTCTCCCGTGTTCGCCGCGAACGGATGGGGCACATCGAGCTCGCAGCGCCGGTATCGCACATCTGGTTCTTGAAGAGCTTGCCGAGCCGGCTTGGGCTCGTGCTCGATATGACGCTGCGCGACATCGAGCGGGTGCTCTACTACGAAGCCTACGTCGTGATCGACCCAGGGCTTACCCCGCTCCAGCGCGGGCAGATCATGTCGGAAGAGAGCTACCACCAGGCGTTCGAAGAGTACGCGGGGGACTTCCACGCGATGATGGGGGCCGAAGGGATCCGCGAACTCCTGCGCACCCTCGACCTCAAGCGCGAAATCGAAAAACTGCGGGGCGAACTCGAAACCACCGGGTCGGACGCCAAGATCAAGAAGATCAGTAAGCGCCTGAAAGTGCTCGAAGCCTTCTACCGCTCCGGAATGAAGCCGGAGTGGATGATCATGGACGTGATCCCGGTGCTGCCGCCCGATCTGCGTCCGCTCGTACCGCTCGACGGAGGGCGCTTCGCTACCTCCGACCTCAACGACCTCTACCGTCGGGTGATCAACCGCAACAACCGTTTGCGGCGGCTGCTTGAGCTCAAAGCGCCGGAAATCATCGTCCGTAACGAAAAACGGATGTTGCAAGAGGCGGTCGATTCGCTCTTTGACAACGGGCGCCGCGGCAAGGCGATGACCGGTCCCAACAAGCGGCCGCTGAAATCGCTCGCTGACATGATCAAAGGGAAAGGCGGTCGATTCCGTCAAAATCTCCTTGGAAAGCGGGTCGACTACTCGGGCCGTTCGGTGATCGTGGTGGGGCCGCAATTGAAGCTCCATCAGTGCGGATTGCCGAAACTGATGGCGCTCGAACTCTTCAAGCCGTTCATCTACCACAAACTCGAAACGCTCGGTTACTGCACCACCATCAAGCAAGCGAAGAAGATGGTGGAAAACCAAGAGCCGGTGGTGTGGGACATCCTCGAAGAGGTGATCCACGAACATCCGGTGCTTCTCAACCGCGCACCGACGTTGCACCGCTTGGGGATCCAGGCGTTCGAACCGGTCCTGATCGAAGGCAAAGCGATTCAGCTCCACCCGCTCGTCTGTACCGCGTTCAACGCCGACTTCGACGGTGACCAGATGGCGGTGCACGTGCCGCTTTCGCTCGAAGCGCAGGTCGAAGCGCGCACGTTGATGATGAGCTCGAACAACATCCTCTCGCCCGCGAACGGGGACCCGATCATCGTGCCGTCGCAGGACATCGTCTTGGGGCTCTACTACGCTACTCGCGAAGCGGTCGGCGCCAAGGGCGAAGGGATGATCTTTGCCGACGTCGCCGAAGCACGGCGCGCCTGGGAGCAGGGCATTGCAAGCCTCCATGCTCGCGTCACGGTGCGCATCACCGAATACGAATTCGACGAAAACGGTGAGCCGACCATCGCGAAGACCACACGACGGGAAACGACCGTCGGGCGGGCGATCCTCTCGGAGATCTTGCCGAAAGGCTTGCCGTTCGAACTGATCGACCGGCCGCTGAAGAAAAAAGCGATCTCGCAGCTCATCAACCAGTCCTACCGCAAGTGTGGGCTCAAAGCCACCGTGATCTTCGCCGACCAGTTGATGAACTGGGGTTACAAGCTCTCCACGCGCGGCGGACTTTCGATTGCGGTCAAAGACATGCTGATCCCACCGCAGAAAGAGGCGATCATCGCCCAAGCGGAAGAAGAGGTCAAAGAGATCGCGCAACAGTACGCCTCCGGTCTCGTCACCGCCACCGAGCGCTACAACAAGGTGGTCGATATCTGGGGACGGGCATCGGACCAAGTGGCGAAAGCGCTGATGGACCAATTGTCCAAAGAGCGCGTCACGCTGCCCAACGGCGAAGTGGTCGAGCAAGAGTCGTTCAACTCGATCTACATGATGGCGGACTCTGGCGCACGGGGTTCGGCGGCGCAGATCCGCCAGCTCGCCGGGATGCGGGGGTTGATGGCGAAGCCCGATGGCTCGATCATCGAGACGCCGATTACCACCAACTTCCGCGAAGGGCTGAACGTCCTGCAGTACTTCATTTCGACCCACGGGGCGCGGAAAGGGCTTGCCGACACCGCGTTGAAGACCGCAAACTCGGGTTACCTGACCCGCCGTTTGGTTGACGTCACACAAGACCTGGTGATCACCGAAAGCGACTGCGGCACCAGTAACGGCTTCTATATGAAAGCGCTCATCGAGGGCGGTGAGGTGATCGAAGCGCTGCGTGATCGGATCCTCGGTCGCGTGGTCGCCGAAGATGTCGTCGACCCCGATACGCGGGAAACACTCATCCCGGCGGGAACGCTGCTCGATGAACCCCTGGTCGAACTCATCGACGAGAAAGGGGTGGACGAAGTCAAGGTGCGCAGCCCCTTGACCTGTGAAACGCACTATGGCGTCTGTGCGAAGTGCTACGGTCGCGACCTGGCGCGCGGCGGCCTCGTGAACGTCGGCGAGGCGATCGGGGTGATCGCCGCGCAGTCGATCGGTGAGCCGGGGACGCAGCTCACCATGCGGACCTTCCACGTTGGGGGTGCTGCATCGCGGGCGGTCGCGCAGAGCGGGATCGAAGCGAAGGTTGGCGGTACGATCCGCTTTTCCCCCAACATGCGGTTCATCACCCGGTCGGACGGCGAGAAGATCGTCACCGCGCGGGCTGCTGAGGTCCAAGTGGTCGACGAGTCGGGGCGCGAACGCGAACGGCACAAAGTTCCCTATGGTGCGATTCTGCACGTCGACGAAGGGCAGCAGGTCGCAGCGGGGGTCAAATTGGCCAGCTGGGATCCGCATACCCGTCCGATCATCAGCGAATATGGCGGTACCGTGCGCTTCGACAACGTCGTCGAGGGGGTGACCGTCGCGAAGCAGGTCGACGAAATCACCGGGCTCTCCACGCTCGTGGTGATCGACGCGAAGCAGCGCGGCGCGTCGAAGGTGGGGCGTCCGTCGGTCCATCTGATCGGTCCAGACGGCGACTCGGTGAAGATTCCCGGGACCGAAACGCCGTTCCTCATCACCTTCCCGGTTGGCGCAATCATTACTGTGCGCGAAGGGCAAGAGGTGGCAGCAGGCGACGTCCTGGCACGGATACCGCAAGAATCGGCGAAGACCCGCGACATCACGGGGGGGCTGCCTCGGGTTGCCGAGCTCTTCGAAGCGCGCGAACCCAAAGATGCCGGGATGCTCGCAGAGGTCACCGGCACGGTTTCGTTCGGTAAAGAGACCAAAGGCAAACACCGCTTGATCCTGACCGAACCCGACGGGACGACGCACGAATTCCTGATCCCGAAAGAGAAGCACCTCTTGGTGCACGACGGGCAGGTCGTGAACCGCGGCGAACTGATCGTTGATGGGCCGGTGAACCCACACGATATCCTGCGCTTGCAGGGGATCGAAGCGCTCGCGCGCTACATCATCGACGAAGTGCAGGACGTCTATCGCCTCCAGGGGGTTCGGATCAACGACAAGCACATCGAAGTGGTCGTGCGGCAGATGCTGCGTCGCGTGGTGATTACCGACCCCGGTGACTCGCGTTTCCTTCCCGAGGAGCAGGTCGAGCGTGCCGAGGTGTTGATCGAGAATGCGCGCCTCGAGAAAGAGGGGAAAGTCCCGGCGAAATACGAGAACCTGCTGCTTGGGATCACCAAGGCGTCGCTCTCCACCGACTCCTTCATCTCCGCGGCATCGTTCCAGGAGACCACCCGGGTGCTCACCGAAGCGGCGATCATGGGCAAGCGCGACGAGTTGCGTGGCCTCAAAGAGAACGTGATCGTTGGCCGCCTCATCCCGGCGGGGACGGGGTTGGCGCATCACCGCGCGCGACGGCGCCGCAGTCGCATCGAGCAAGCGGAAGAGACTTGGAATGCAATCACCTCCGATGCGTCGTAA
- the rpsG gene encoding 30S ribosomal protein S7: MPRRREVPKREILPDPKFGNVNVSKFVNVIMVSGKKSVAERIVYGAFEIIASKTNKDPLEVFSAAIENAKPLVEVKSRRVGGANYQVPVEVRPSRQLALSMRWLREAARKRSEKTMAQRLAAELMEAAEGRGGAMKKRDEVHRMAEANKAFAHFRF; this comes from the coding sequence ATGCCGCGTCGTCGCGAAGTACCCAAGCGTGAGATTTTGCCGGATCCGAAGTTCGGCAACGTCAATGTCTCGAAGTTCGTCAATGTGATCATGGTCTCCGGCAAGAAGTCGGTGGCCGAGCGTATCGTCTATGGCGCTTTCGAGATCATCGCCAGCAAGACCAACAAAGATCCGCTCGAAGTCTTTTCGGCGGCGATCGAAAACGCCAAGCCGCTTGTCGAAGTGAAGTCGCGCCGGGTTGGCGGGGCGAACTATCAAGTTCCGGTCGAAGTGCGCCCGTCGCGCCAGCTGGCATTGTCGATGCGTTGGTTGCGGGAAGCGGCGCGCAAGCGGTCGGAAAAGACGATGGCGCAGCGTTTGGCGGCCGAATTGATGGAAGCGGCGGAAGGGCGCGGCGGCGCGATGAAGAAGCGCGACGAAGTGCATCGTATGGCCGAGGCCAACAAGGCGTTTGCCCATTTCCGCTTCTGA
- the rplL gene encoding 50S ribosomal protein L7/L12 — MSMTKEQILDAIANMTVLELSELIKAMEEKFGVSAAAAVAVAAAPAAGGAAAPAAEEKTEFDVVLVEAGAKKVEVIKVVRAATGLGLKEAKDLVDGAPKTIKEGVSKDEAEKLKKDLEAAGAKVELK; from the coding sequence ATGTCGATGACCAAAGAGCAAATTCTGGACGCAATCGCCAATATGACCGTGCTCGAGCTCTCTGAGCTCATCAAGGCGATGGAAGAGAAATTCGGGGTTTCTGCTGCGGCAGCGGTTGCAGTAGCGGCAGCTCCGGCAGCTGGCGGTGCGGCGGCACCGGCGGCGGAAGAGAAGACCGAATTCGACGTCGTGCTGGTCGAAGCCGGTGCGAAGAAGGTCGAAGTGATCAAGGTGGTCCGTGCTGCTACGGGTCTCGGCCTCAAGGAGGCCAAGGATCTCGTCGACGGTGCGCCCAAGACGATCAAAGAGGGCGTCTCCAAAGACGAAGCCGAGAAGCTCAAGAAAGACCTCGAAGCGGCTGGCGCGAAGGTCGAGCTCAAATAA
- the rpoB gene encoding DNA-directed RNA polymerase subunit beta — protein MAYSYTERKRLRKNFAKRKPVLDVPFLLATQLDSYREFLQLDTPPMERKNVGLQAAFNAIFPIVSVNNNARLEFLYYTVGEPQFDVRECQLRGLTYCAPVRARVRLVILDKATGYQTVKEVREQEVFMGEIPLMTEKGSFIINGTERVIVSQLHRSPGVFFEHDKGKTHSSGKLLFSARIIPYRGSWIDFEFDPKDCLFFRIDRRRKMPVTILLRALGMSNEEMLTFFHDLETFEKRDGQFVFRFDPERLKGEVSRLEIRDAAGKVIVAKEKRITARHVRELKQAGIDHVVVDDDFLLGRIIARDLIDPETGEVIAKANDEITETVLERLRESAITRFETLFVNELDRGAYLSQTLRLDDTQDAWQAKVAIYRMMRPGEPPTEQAVEQLWEGLFRSPDRYDLSAVGRMKFNSRAYPPLESLDPASPEWIKRFFAQVGPKGEEGPMTLTDEDLLAVIAILIELRNGHGEVDDIDHLGNRRVRSVGELTENQFRAGLARVERAVKERLVHAESENLMPHDLINAKPISAAIKEFFGSSQLSQFMDQTNPLSEITHKRRVSALGPGGLTRDRAGFEVRDVHPTHYGRVCPIETPEGPNIGLINSLAVYARTNRYGFIETPYRKVVDGRVTDEVVYMSAIEEAKYVIAQANSEVGPDGKLLGSLISCRQKGEFVLVPPEAVQYMDVAPQQIISVAASLIPFLEHDDANRALMGANMQRQAVPCLRPEKPLVGTGMERIAAKDSGTVVVAKRGGVVDYVDAKRIVVKVNDDETQPGEVGVDIYNLVKFQRSNQNTNISQRPIVKKGDVITAGDVIADGASTDLGELALGQNVLVAFMPWNGYNFEDSILISERLVAEDRYTSIHIEELTVVARDTKLGPEEITRDIASLGEAQLARLDECGIIHIGAEVKAGDVLVGKVTPKGEAQLTPEEKLLRAIFGEKASDVKDTSLRVPTGMSGTVIDVLVFTREGIERDKRAQSIIDEQLRGYRKDLNDQLRIFERDAFERLRRLLVGQTAAGGPKRLAKGSEITEAYLDSLEPYQWFDIRVENDAVAQQLEAVRDGLEKTRKAFDEAFEHKRKKLTQGDELPPGVLKMVKVYLAVKRRLQPGDKMAGRHGNKGVVSKIAPVEDMPFMADGTPVDIVLNPLGVPSRMNIGQILETHLGRAARALGDRIAEMLRRQANIAELREFLEKIYNQRGQKEDLAALSDDEIREMAQNLTKGVPFASPAFEGASEDDIAEMFRLAGIEGTEQVTLYDGQTGEPFDRPVTVGYKHMLKLHHLVDDKMHARSTGPYSLVTQQPLGGKAQFGGQRFGEMEVWALEAYGAAYTLQEMLTVKSDDVTGRTKMYESIVRGDYRFVAGMPESFNVLLKEIRSLAIDIDLERD, from the coding sequence ATGGCGTACTCATACACTGAACGCAAGCGCTTGCGCAAGAACTTTGCCAAGCGCAAACCCGTTCTCGACGTTCCTTTCCTCCTTGCCACGCAGCTAGACTCCTACCGCGAATTCCTTCAACTCGACACGCCACCGATGGAGCGGAAAAATGTCGGGTTGCAAGCGGCGTTCAACGCGATTTTCCCCATCGTCTCTGTCAATAACAACGCGCGGCTCGAATTTCTCTACTATACCGTCGGTGAGCCGCAATTCGACGTGCGTGAATGCCAGTTGCGCGGGCTCACCTACTGTGCACCGGTGCGGGCGCGTGTCCGCTTGGTGATCCTCGACAAAGCCACCGGATATCAGACGGTCAAAGAGGTTCGGGAGCAAGAGGTCTTCATGGGGGAGATCCCCTTGATGACCGAAAAAGGCTCGTTCATCATCAACGGAACGGAGCGGGTGATCGTTTCGCAGTTGCACCGTTCTCCCGGTGTCTTCTTCGAGCACGACAAAGGCAAGACCCACTCCTCAGGAAAACTGCTCTTCTCGGCGCGGATCATTCCGTACCGCGGTTCGTGGATCGACTTCGAATTCGACCCGAAGGATTGCCTCTTCTTCCGGATCGACCGGCGGCGCAAGATGCCGGTGACGATCCTGTTGCGTGCGCTTGGGATGAGCAACGAAGAGATGCTGACCTTCTTCCACGATCTCGAAACGTTCGAGAAACGGGACGGTCAGTTCGTCTTCCGCTTCGACCCCGAGCGCCTGAAAGGGGAGGTCTCGCGGCTGGAAATTCGCGATGCCGCAGGCAAAGTCATCGTTGCGAAAGAGAAGCGGATCACCGCACGCCACGTGCGCGAGCTCAAGCAGGCGGGGATCGACCATGTGGTCGTCGACGATGATTTTCTGCTCGGGCGGATCATCGCGCGTGACCTCATCGATCCCGAAACTGGAGAGGTGATCGCCAAAGCAAACGACGAGATCACCGAAACGGTATTGGAGCGTCTGCGTGAATCGGCGATTACTCGATTCGAAACCCTGTTCGTGAACGAACTCGACCGTGGTGCATACCTCTCGCAGACGCTGCGACTCGATGACACGCAAGATGCCTGGCAAGCCAAGGTCGCGATCTATCGCATGATGCGCCCGGGTGAGCCGCCTACGGAACAGGCGGTCGAGCAACTTTGGGAGGGACTTTTCCGTTCGCCGGATCGCTACGATCTCTCTGCGGTGGGGCGGATGAAGTTCAACAGCCGCGCCTATCCGCCGCTTGAATCGCTCGACCCGGCGTCCCCCGAATGGATCAAGCGCTTTTTCGCGCAAGTGGGGCCGAAAGGGGAAGAGGGGCCGATGACGCTCACCGACGAGGATCTGCTCGCGGTGATCGCGATCCTCATCGAATTGCGCAACGGCCACGGTGAAGTCGACGACATCGACCATTTGGGCAACCGTCGGGTACGCAGCGTCGGGGAACTCACCGAAAACCAATTCCGTGCGGGGTTGGCGCGGGTCGAGCGTGCGGTCAAAGAGCGCTTGGTCCATGCCGAAAGCGAAAACCTCATGCCGCACGACCTGATCAACGCCAAACCGATTTCGGCGGCGATCAAGGAATTCTTCGGCTCGAGCCAGTTGTCGCAGTTCATGGACCAAACCAACCCGCTCTCGGAAATCACCCACAAGCGGCGGGTCTCTGCGCTGGGTCCCGGCGGGTTGACGCGCGACCGCGCGGGTTTCGAGGTGCGCGACGTCCACCCCACCCACTACGGTCGCGTCTGTCCGATCGAAACGCCGGAAGGGCCGAACATCGGGTTGATCAATTCGCTTGCCGTCTATGCGCGTACCAACCGCTACGGCTTCATCGAAACGCCGTATCGCAAGGTGGTCGACGGTCGTGTGACCGACGAAGTGGTCTACATGTCGGCAATCGAAGAAGCCAAATACGTGATCGCGCAGGCGAACTCCGAAGTGGGGCCGGACGGCAAACTTCTGGGTTCGCTCATTTCGTGCCGTCAAAAAGGGGAATTCGTCCTCGTTCCGCCCGAAGCGGTGCAATATATGGACGTGGCGCCGCAGCAGATCATTTCGGTCGCGGCCTCTCTCATTCCGTTCTTGGAGCACGACGACGCCAACCGCGCGCTCATGGGAGCGAACATGCAGCGCCAGGCGGTGCCCTGCCTGCGCCCGGAAAAGCCGCTCGTCGGTACCGGAATGGAGCGCATCGCTGCTAAGGACTCGGGAACGGTGGTCGTCGCGAAGCGCGGCGGGGTCGTCGACTACGTCGACGCGAAGCGCATCGTCGTGAAGGTCAACGACGACGAAACCCAGCCCGGCGAAGTTGGCGTCGATATCTACAATCTGGTGAAATTCCAGCGCTCCAACCAAAACACCAACATCAGCCAGCGGCCGATCGTCAAAAAAGGGGACGTGATCACTGCGGGTGACGTGATCGCCGACGGCGCATCGACCGACCTTGGGGAGTTGGCGCTCGGGCAGAACGTCCTCGTGGCGTTCATGCCGTGGAACGGGTACAACTTCGAAGACTCGATCCTCATTTCGGAACGGCTGGTCGCCGAGGACCGCTACACCTCGATCCACATCGAAGAGCTTACGGTCGTTGCGCGCGACACCAAACTGGGGCCCGAAGAGATCACGCGCGACATCGCGTCGCTGGGTGAAGCGCAACTGGCGCGTCTCGACGAGTGTGGGATCATCCACATCGGCGCCGAGGTCAAAGCCGGTGACGTTCTGGTCGGTAAGGTAACCCCTAAGGGCGAAGCGCAGCTTACCCCAGAGGAGAAACTGTTGCGCGCGATCTTCGGGGAAAAAGCGTCCGACGTCAAAGACACGTCGTTGCGCGTGCCCACCGGAATGAGCGGTACCGTGATCGACGTGCTGGTGTTTACCCGTGAGGGAATCGAGCGGGACAAGCGGGCGCAGTCGATCATCGACGAACAGTTGCGTGGCTACCGCAAGGACCTCAACGACCAGTTGCGCATCTTCGAACGGGATGCGTTCGAACGCTTGCGCCGCCTTCTCGTTGGGCAAACCGCTGCCGGCGGACCGAAGCGGCTCGCGAAAGGTTCGGAAATCACCGAGGCGTACCTCGATTCCCTCGAACCGTACCAATGGTTCGATATTCGTGTCGAGAACGACGCGGTGGCGCAGCAACTCGAAGCGGTCCGTGATGGGTTGGAAAAGACGCGCAAAGCGTTCGATGAGGCGTTCGAACACAAGCGCAAGAAGCTCACCCAAGGGGACGAGCTCCCGCCGGGCGTGCTAAAAATGGTCAAAGTCTACCTCGCGGTGAAGCGGCGGCTGCAGCCCGGGGACAAAATGGCGGGGCGCCACGGGAACAAAGGGGTGGTTTCGAAGATCGCGCCGGTGGAAGACATGCCCTTCATGGCCGACGGTACCCCGGTCGATATCGTCTTGAACCCGTTGGGCGTACCGTCACGGATGAATATCGGGCAAATTCTCGAAACCCACCTCGGGCGCGCCGCGCGTGCGTTGGGGGACCGCATTGCCGAGATGTTGCGGCGGCAAGCGAACATCGCGGAATTGCGGGAATTCCTCGAGAAGATCTACAACCAGCGCGGACAGAAAGAAGATCTGGCGGCGCTCTCGGACGACGAGATCCGGGAAATGGCGCAGAACCTCACCAAAGGGGTGCCGTTTGCGTCGCCTGCGTTCGAAGGAGCAAGCGAAGACGACATCGCCGAAATGTTCCGCCTCGCGGGTATCGAAGGCACCGAGCAGGTGACGCTCTACGACGGTCAGACGGGTGAGCCGTTCGATCGTCCGGTGACGGTGGGGTACAAGCATATGCTCAAGCTCCACCACCTGGTCGACGACAAGATGCACGCGCGCTCCACCGGCCCCTACTCGCTTGTGACGCAGCAGCCGCTCGGTGGGAAGGCACAGTTCGGTGGTCAGCGTTTTGGTGAGATGGAGGTTTGGGCGCTCGAGGCGTACGGCGCGGCCTATACGCTGCAAGAGATGCTCACGGTCAAGTCCGACGACGTCACGGGGCGGACCAAGATGTACGAGAGCATCGTGCGTGGCGACTACCGTTTCGTCGCGGGTATGCCCGAATCGTTCAACGTCCTCTTGAAAGAGATCCGGTCGCTGGCGATCGACATCGACCTCGAGCGGGACTAA
- the rplJ gene encoding 50S ribosomal protein L10, giving the protein MALKLESKQAIVAEVSAQVAEAGAIVFAEYRGLTVAEMTELRRKAREAGVYLHVIKNTLVHRAVDGTPFACIQSQLVGPLIFAIAADPVAPAKVLVDFAKSAEKLVVKGGAMPGSLLDVEGVKALASMPNRDELLATLVGTLQAPIAKFVRTLNEVPGKFVRTLAAVRDAKEAA; this is encoded by the coding sequence TTGGCACTCAAGCTTGAAAGCAAGCAGGCAATCGTCGCCGAAGTCTCCGCTCAAGTGGCTGAGGCAGGGGCGATCGTTTTTGCCGAGTACCGTGGTCTCACCGTCGCGGAGATGACCGAGCTGCGCCGCAAGGCGCGCGAAGCCGGCGTCTATTTGCATGTCATCAAGAACACCTTGGTCCATCGCGCAGTCGATGGGACCCCGTTTGCGTGCATCCAGTCGCAACTCGTGGGCCCGCTGATCTTCGCGATTGCCGCCGATCCGGTGGCACCAGCCAAGGTGCTTGTCGACTTTGCAAAAAGCGCCGAAAAATTGGTCGTCAAAGGGGGGGCAATGCCCGGTTCGCTCCTTGACGTCGAAGGCGTCAAGGCGCTGGCGAGCATGCCAAACCGCGACGAACTGTTGGCCACTTTGGTGGGGACGTTGCAGGCCCCGATCGCCAAGTTCGTGCGCACCCTCAACGAGGTGCCGGGCAAATTCGTCCGCACGCTTGCTGCCGTTCGCGACGCGAAAGAGGCTGCGTAA